A genomic segment from bacterium encodes:
- the thiC gene encoding phosphomethylpyrimidine synthase ThiC, translating to MSTQRIAALEGRVTDVMRHVAAYEDVDEQKVVELLASGVIAIPANPGHKALEPRGVGGPFTVKVNANLGTSLACNDPELELKKLEACIQAGADAVMDLSTGGDMDELRREVVRRSTIPVGTVPIYDAAVRAYEAKGDPTLLTGDDMMDAVRRHAEDGVDFVTVHCGVTRSAVEIVRKTGRVTRIVSRGGSMLAAWMEREGKENPLYERYDELLEILREHDVTISLGDGLRPGCLADATDPAQLKELIILGELTKRAWDAGVQVIVEGPGHVPLHQIQANVVLQKRLCHGAPFYILGPLVTDIGAGYDHITGAIGGAIAGMAGADFLCYVTPAEHLSLPNVDDVRRGVMASRIAAHAVDISRGNKAAWERDLAMSKCRASLDWEGQISHALDPVEVRERLGEKVQMAEECSMCGKLCAMKVFS from the coding sequence ATGTCAACGCAGAGAATAGCAGCACTGGAAGGACGTGTCACAGATGTCATGCGCCATGTGGCCGCATATGAAGATGTCGATGAGCAAAAGGTTGTGGAGCTTCTGGCTTCCGGGGTCATAGCCATTCCGGCCAACCCTGGGCATAAGGCTCTTGAACCCCGTGGTGTGGGCGGACCCTTTACGGTCAAGGTCAACGCTAACCTCGGTACCAGTCTGGCGTGCAACGATCCGGAACTGGAGCTTAAGAAGCTTGAAGCATGTATCCAGGCTGGAGCTGATGCCGTCATGGATCTTTCCACCGGGGGGGACATGGATGAACTGCGCCGCGAGGTGGTCAGGCGATCCACCATCCCCGTTGGGACAGTACCCATCTACGACGCTGCAGTCAGGGCCTACGAGGCCAAGGGGGATCCGACCCTCCTCACCGGCGACGATATGATGGACGCTGTGCGCCGGCACGCCGAGGATGGGGTGGATTTTGTCACCGTTCACTGCGGTGTGACCCGCTCGGCGGTGGAAATAGTCCGAAAGACCGGCCGGGTGACTCGCATCGTCAGCCGCGGCGGATCCATGCTGGCTGCTTGGATGGAGAGGGAAGGGAAAGAAAATCCCCTCTACGAGCGGTACGACGAGCTTCTCGAGATCCTTCGGGAGCACGATGTTACCATTAGCCTTGGAGACGGTCTCAGGCCTGGCTGCCTCGCGGATGCTACAGATCCTGCCCAGCTGAAGGAACTGATCATCCTTGGAGAGCTCACCAAACGGGCGTGGGACGCGGGTGTCCAGGTCATCGTCGAGGGTCCGGGCCACGTTCCTCTCCACCAGATCCAGGCTAATGTAGTCCTTCAGAAACGCCTGTGCCACGGTGCCCCTTTCTACATCCTGGGGCCCCTGGTTACCGATATCGGTGCCGGTTACGACCACATCACGGGCGCCATCGGAGGAGCTATCGCAGGAATGGCGGGAGCAGATTTCCTCTGCTACGTCACCCCGGCGGAGCACCTTTCCCTGCCCAATGTTGACGACGTCAGGAGGGGGGTCATGGCCTCGAGGATCGCCGCTCACGCTGTGGATATCTCACGGGGCAACAAGGCGGCCTGGGAGCGTGATCTGGCCATGTCGAAGTGCCGTGCCTCACTGGACTGGGAAGGACAGATCTCCCACGCTCTGGATCCGGTAGAGGTGAGAGAGCGTCTTGGTGAGAAGGTTCAGATGGCCGAAGAATGCAGTATGTGTGGCAAGCTTTGCGCGATGAAAGTATTTAGCTAA
- the gatA gene encoding Asp-tRNA(Asn)/Glu-tRNA(Gln) amidotransferase subunit GatA, which yields MTLYSKTIHELHDMLKSGETTSTELTESVYSRIDEVEDKVRSYLTLTREQAMESAGQADDRFRRGDSLGALDGIPVGVKDIFLTEGVRTTAGSKILDNFIAPYDGTVISRLRQSGAVITGKLNMDEFAMGSSTENSGFHPTYNPWDTKRVPGGSSGGSAAAVAAGEAICTLGTDTGGSIRQPASHCGIVGMKPTYGRVSRYGVIAFASSLDQVGPLTRDVTDCAILLNKIAGHDPADSTSADLPVPDYPSLLDGDVKGMTIGLPEEYFGEGIEQDVEDLVRQAAAALEARGAKLVPVSLPSTKYAVATYYIIAPAEASSNLARYDGVRYGVRAMDADGLIEMYRKTRSRGFGPEVKRRIMLGTFALSSGYYDAYYGKAQRVRTMIGREMEEAFTRADVLLSPTAPSPAFPLDDKMDDPLTMYLSDICTIPVNIAGNAALSVPCGVTKGGLPVGVHLIGPAFKEETLLNVAYAYEQERGALEECPL from the coding sequence ATGACACTTTACAGCAAAACTATTCACGAACTCCACGATATGCTCAAGTCCGGGGAAACGACCTCTACCGAACTTACCGAGAGCGTCTACTCCCGCATAGACGAGGTGGAGGATAAGGTACGTTCCTACCTCACCCTCACCCGGGAGCAGGCAATGGAGTCGGCCGGACAGGCCGATGACCGTTTCCGAAGGGGTGATTCCCTGGGTGCTCTTGACGGCATCCCCGTTGGGGTCAAGGATATTTTTCTCACCGAGGGGGTGAGGACCACCGCAGGTTCGAAGATCCTGGACAACTTCATAGCGCCCTACGACGGGACGGTCATCTCCCGCCTTCGCCAGTCCGGAGCTGTGATCACCGGTAAACTGAACATGGATGAGTTCGCCATGGGGTCGTCCACGGAAAATTCCGGTTTTCACCCTACCTACAACCCCTGGGATACCAAAAGGGTGCCTGGAGGTTCTTCCGGTGGATCGGCCGCCGCTGTGGCTGCCGGGGAGGCTATCTGCACCCTGGGCACCGATACGGGGGGCTCCATCCGCCAGCCGGCCTCTCACTGTGGTATCGTGGGTATGAAACCCACCTACGGCAGGGTGAGCCGTTACGGTGTCATCGCCTTTGCCTCCTCTCTGGACCAGGTGGGACCGCTCACTCGGGACGTCACTGACTGTGCGATCCTGCTAAATAAAATTGCCGGTCACGACCCTGCCGACAGCACCTCGGCCGACCTGCCGGTACCCGACTACCCCTCCCTGCTTGATGGTGATGTTAAGGGGATGACCATAGGGCTGCCTGAGGAATACTTCGGAGAAGGTATAGAACAGGACGTAGAGGATCTGGTACGCCAGGCGGCAGCAGCTCTCGAAGCAAGGGGAGCGAAGCTGGTCCCGGTCTCTCTTCCAAGTACAAAATACGCAGTGGCTACCTACTACATTATTGCCCCGGCGGAGGCCTCCTCCAACCTTGCGCGCTATGACGGCGTCAGGTACGGGGTGCGTGCAATGGACGCCGATGGACTCATTGAAATGTACCGGAAGACCCGAAGCCGCGGTTTCGGCCCTGAAGTGAAAAGACGGATCATGCTGGGTACATTCGCCCTTTCCTCCGGGTATTACGACGCTTACTATGGTAAGGCTCAGCGGGTGCGGACCATGATCGGAAGGGAAATGGAAGAGGCCTTCACCAGGGCGGATGTGCTCCTCTCTCCCACTGCTCCCTCTCCCGCTTTTCCCTTGGATGACAAGATGGATGATCCCCTGACGATGTACCTGTCCGACATATGCACTATACCGGTGAACATCGCCGGTAACGCGGCCCTTTCGGTTCCCTGTGGGGTAACGAAGGGTGGGCTTCCGGTAGGGGTGCACCTCATAGGGCCGGCGTTCAAGGAGGAAACTCTCCTCAACGTGGCCTATGCATATGAACAAGAAAGAGGAGCGCTCGAGGAATGTCCTCTTTGA
- the gatC gene encoding Asp-tRNA(Asn)/Glu-tRNA(Gln) amidotransferase subunit GatC, producing MKITQELVDHVARLARLDLTGEEAGRMQAQLGDILGYIGLLDELELSDVPPTSHVIEMVNVMRDDEVKPSLPVEKGLANAPAKEGTAFKVPRIIED from the coding sequence TTGAAAATCACACAGGAACTTGTTGATCACGTGGCGCGTCTGGCCAGATTGGATCTTACTGGAGAAGAGGCGGGCAGGATGCAGGCCCAACTGGGGGATATCCTCGGCTACATAGGACTTCTTGACGAACTGGAGCTGTCTGATGTACCGCCGACCTCCCACGTTATCGAAATGGTTAACGTTATGCGTGATGATGAGGTGAAACCTTCCCTTCCGGTGGAAAAGGGACTTGCCAACGCGCCGGCGAAGGAAGGGACTGCTTTTAAGGTGCCCAGAATAATTGAAGACTAA
- a CDS encoding TIGR02266 family protein: MDKRERPRILISLEITYESGDDFVSSFLSDISGGGVFIGTTNPLGVNTRLKVCFHVPGISESLLATGTVAWVRDPVSSDKPGMGVRFDEMEPGDQEKLDRFFSEHEEGKGGRDGRGDPETR; the protein is encoded by the coding sequence ATGGATAAACGAGAAAGACCGAGGATTCTTATCTCCCTTGAGATCACCTACGAATCAGGAGACGATTTTGTGTCCAGTTTTCTGTCTGATATTAGCGGTGGAGGCGTATTTATCGGAACCACCAACCCGCTGGGGGTAAACACCCGACTCAAGGTCTGTTTTCACGTCCCTGGGATCAGTGAGTCCCTGTTAGCCACTGGAACCGTTGCCTGGGTCAGGGATCCGGTGAGCAGCGATAAGCCCGGGATGGGTGTTCGTTTCGATGAGATGGAACCGGGGGATCAGGAGAAGCTGGACCGGTTTTTTTCAGAACATGAAGAAGGGAAGGGGGGAAGAGACGGACGCGGGGACCCGGAGACACGGTGA